The following proteins are co-located in the Acinetobacter shaoyimingii genome:
- a CDS encoding pyrimidine/purine nucleoside phosphorylase, whose product MTSQLDFVTIHKKPNVYFQGRSISYLIECKDGSKKTLGVLLPTEKPLTFETHVNELIEIISGSCEVRIGDDEETYVYSVGDSFSVPENSRFSMYSTDVVDYICHLG is encoded by the coding sequence ATGACATCACAATTAGATTTTGTCACGATTCATAAAAAGCCCAATGTTTATTTTCAAGGTCGTTCCATCAGTTATCTGATTGAATGTAAAGATGGATCAAAAAAAACACTTGGTGTATTGTTGCCTACAGAAAAACCGCTGACATTTGAAACACATGTCAATGAATTAATAGAAATCATCTCTGGTTCATGTGAAGTTCGTATTGGTGATGACGAAGAAACCTATGTGTATAGCGTTGGCGATTCTTTTAGCGTTCCTGAAAATAGTCGTTTTAGTATGTATAGTACCGATGTCGTAGATTACATTTGCCATTTGGGCTAA
- a CDS encoding lecithin retinol acyltransferase family protein: MRSKALKKYPLGAHLIVNHFGYSHHGIYAGKGRVIHYSGLAHLFKKRPIEITSIHQFARGKKIIIREYNQPKFTGRMVVRRMRSRMHENNYHLIINNCEHLCTWAITGVESSPQVITMMRRLTTIGYISSAMSYLNSLFLTVATTSFALVLYIKKKLKDRKKLNVPVYIALKEQNTKK; the protein is encoded by the coding sequence ATGCGTAGTAAAGCCTTAAAAAAGTACCCGCTTGGTGCTCACCTGATCGTAAATCATTTTGGCTATAGCCATCACGGAATTTATGCAGGTAAAGGTCGTGTAATTCATTATTCAGGTCTTGCACATCTTTTTAAAAAACGTCCTATTGAAATAACGTCAATTCATCAATTTGCACGTGGAAAAAAAATCATCATTCGTGAATACAATCAACCCAAGTTTACTGGACGCATGGTTGTACGTCGTATGCGTAGTCGTATGCACGAAAACAATTACCATCTGATTATCAATAACTGTGAGCATTTATGTACGTGGGCTATTACAGGCGTCGAAAGTAGCCCTCAAGTGATTACCATGATGCGTCGTCTCACGACAATCGGGTACATCAGTTCAGCAATGAGTTATTTGAACAGTTTATTTTTAACGGTTGCCACAACCTCATTTGCTTTAGTGCTTTATATCAAGAAGAAATTAAAAGATCGTAAAAAGCTTAATGTTCCTGTTTATATCGCATTAAAGGAACAAAATACAAAGAAATAA
- a CDS encoding aldo/keto reductase, with protein MKYNFLGDSGLRVSELGFGAGTLGGKGQIFSAWGQASQVEANRMIGLCLDAGINYFDTADVYSDGESEIMLGEALKAHRQQAIISTKVSIRSDDQINHVGYSRSYLLHAVEQSLKRLKTDYIDVLQLHQFDGFTSIEQLMRTLNDLVSSGKVRYIGASNFSGWQLMKAQSIADRYGYEKFVSHQVYYSLIGRDYEWELMPLNHDQHIGAVVWSPLGWGRLTGKFDRHHPIPQQSRLHETAQFAPPVHEDYLYRILDVLKELSKETQKNIPQLALNWLLNRPTVSSVLIGARNEKQLKENLKSKDFHLDDAQLKQLNSISAVYPPYPYYPYWNGQFSERHVQLVSSQFE; from the coding sequence ATGAAATACAATTTTTTAGGTGATTCAGGATTGCGTGTATCCGAATTAGGTTTTGGTGCAGGGACTTTAGGTGGAAAGGGTCAAATATTCTCAGCATGGGGACAAGCCAGTCAAGTTGAAGCGAATCGAATGATTGGATTGTGTTTGGATGCGGGCATCAATTATTTTGATACAGCCGATGTGTATTCTGACGGAGAGTCGGAAATTATGTTGGGTGAAGCTTTAAAAGCACATCGACAGCAAGCCATTATATCAACAAAAGTTTCCATACGAAGTGATGACCAAATTAATCATGTCGGCTATTCACGCTCTTATCTATTACATGCTGTCGAGCAATCATTAAAACGTTTAAAAACAGATTATATCGATGTTTTACAGTTACATCAGTTTGATGGTTTTACATCCATAGAACAGTTAATGAGAACTTTAAATGACTTAGTGAGTAGTGGAAAAGTTCGTTATATTGGCGCATCAAATTTTTCTGGTTGGCAACTCATGAAAGCTCAAAGTATTGCAGATCGTTATGGTTATGAAAAATTTGTTAGCCACCAAGTGTACTATTCTTTAATCGGTCGTGATTATGAATGGGAACTCATGCCTTTAAATCATGATCAGCACATTGGTGCTGTGGTGTGGAGCCCCTTGGGTTGGGGGCGTTTAACAGGAAAGTTTGATCGTCATCATCCAATACCACAACAAAGTCGTTTACATGAAACAGCTCAGTTTGCACCACCGGTTCATGAAGACTATCTTTATCGAATCTTAGATGTCTTAAAAGAACTTTCAAAAGAAACACAGAAAAACATTCCTCAGTTGGCTCTAAACTGGTTATTGAATCGTCCTACAGTATCTTCAGTGCTGATTGGTGCTCGTAATGAGAAGCAATTGAAAGAAAATTTGAAATCAAAAGATTTTCATTTAGATGATGCCCAGCTCAAACAATTAAATAGCATAAGTGCAGTTTATCCACCTTATCCGTATTATCCTTATTGGAATGGTCAATTTTCTGAGCGTCATGTTCAACTGGTAAGTTCCCAATTTGAATAA
- a CDS encoding LysR substrate-binding domain-containing protein — protein MNTEDFHFFIRVAELKSMSQVAKETNLAVSVVSQKIQRLEKSMSLRLFHRTTRTLTLTQEGQQLLKYGRGYLQGLEILIDDLKSMDQQLIGDLHISASTTFATHVLIPLLSAFMIQHPKIKVHLELDDQNIDLIEQGVDLAIRIGTLSDSSLVAQRLMDNPRLLCASPNYLRRFGIPKTLEDLKNHQCIIQKHQHGLTQIWNLVDENNSLQNIHINGHFFCNSGEAIRQASLSGLGISNHSLWHVKKDLDSGTLVQVLSEYKVQPTAVYAVTSNKKFISHKVQVLIDYLKQNLLKYENFI, from the coding sequence ATGAATACTGAAGACTTTCATTTTTTTATTCGAGTCGCTGAACTTAAGTCAATGAGTCAGGTGGCAAAAGAAACAAATCTCGCTGTTTCTGTTGTCAGTCAGAAAATACAGCGCCTAGAAAAGTCTATGTCACTTAGGCTATTTCATCGAACAACTCGCACCTTAACCTTGACGCAAGAAGGACAACAACTGCTTAAATATGGTCGTGGCTATCTTCAAGGCCTTGAAATACTCATTGACGATTTGAAAAGCATGGACCAGCAATTGATTGGAGATTTGCATATTTCTGCATCTACGACCTTCGCTACGCATGTTTTGATTCCATTACTATCAGCATTTATGATTCAACATCCCAAAATAAAAGTCCATTTAGAATTGGATGATCAAAACATCGATTTGATTGAGCAAGGCGTTGATCTTGCAATTCGTATTGGTACATTGTCAGATTCAAGCTTGGTCGCACAGCGGCTCATGGATAATCCTCGTTTGTTGTGTGCTTCGCCAAACTATTTAAGACGATTTGGAATTCCCAAAACTTTAGAAGACTTAAAAAATCATCAATGCATCATACAGAAGCATCAGCATGGGTTAACTCAGATTTGGAATTTGGTTGACGAAAATAATTCGCTTCAAAACATACACATAAATGGTCATTTTTTTTGTAATTCTGGGGAGGCTATTCGACAAGCATCATTATCAGGTTTAGGAATTTCTAATCATTCATTGTGGCATGTAAAAAAAGATCTAGATTCAGGAACATTAGTACAGGTCTTATCTGAATATAAGGTACAACCCACAGCAGTATATGCCGTCACTTCAAATAAAAAATTTATTTCCCACAAAGTTCAAGTATTGATTGATTATTTAAAACAAAACTTACTGAAATATGAAAATTTTATTTAA